A portion of the Pseudoalteromonas luteoviolacea genome contains these proteins:
- the ctaD gene encoding cytochrome c oxidase subunit I yields MSTTAQEQPVSHEHHHGAPSGLKRWIFTTNHKDIGSLYLLFSLLMFLTGGAMAMVIRAELFQPGMQLVDPHFFNQMTTVHGLIMVFGAVMPAFTGLANWMIPMMIGAPDMALPRMNNWSFWILPFAFAILLASLFMEGGGPAFGWTFYAPLSTTYSNDNTALFVFAVHIMGVSSIMGAINVIVTIVNMRAPGMTWMKLPLFVWTWLITAFLLIAVMPVLAGAVTMVLTDKYFGTSFFDAAGGGDPVMFQHIFWFFGHPEVYIMILPAFGIISTIVPTFSRKKLFGYASMVYATSSIALLSFVVWAHHMFTTGMPLAGELFFMYATMLISVPTGVKVFNWVATMWRGAISFEIPMMFAIAFIVLFTLGGFSGLMLAITPADFQYHDTYFVVAHFHYVLVTGAVFSIMAAAYYWLPKWTGNMYSETLAQWHFWLSLVSVNVLFFPMHFVGLAGMPRRIPDYALQFADFNAIISIGGFAFGLSQLLFVAVVFKCIAGGKKADAKVWDGAEGLEWQVASPAPYHTFSTPPKVD; encoded by the coding sequence ATGTCGACTACCGCACAAGAACAACCCGTATCTCACGAGCACCATCACGGTGCGCCGTCAGGGCTTAAACGGTGGATTTTTACAACTAATCACAAAGACATTGGCTCTTTATATCTACTTTTTTCTCTATTGATGTTTCTCACTGGCGGTGCCATGGCGATGGTTATCCGTGCCGAATTATTTCAGCCGGGTATGCAGCTTGTTGACCCGCATTTTTTCAACCAAATGACCACAGTTCACGGTTTGATAATGGTATTTGGTGCTGTTATGCCAGCCTTCACAGGGCTTGCTAACTGGATGATCCCGATGATGATAGGGGCACCTGATATGGCCTTACCGCGGATGAATAATTGGAGCTTTTGGATTTTACCCTTTGCGTTTGCCATATTACTCGCTTCTTTATTTATGGAAGGCGGTGGCCCAGCGTTTGGCTGGACATTTTATGCACCGCTTTCCACAACATATAGCAACGATAATACGGCATTGTTTGTTTTTGCCGTACACATTATGGGGGTGAGCTCAATTATGGGAGCCATCAACGTGATCGTGACTATCGTTAACATGCGGGCCCCAGGCATGACTTGGATGAAGCTTCCGTTATTTGTATGGACATGGTTGATAACCGCATTTTTGTTGATTGCAGTGATGCCTGTATTGGCAGGGGCTGTGACCATGGTACTCACTGATAAGTATTTTGGAACAAGTTTTTTTGATGCCGCAGGAGGTGGAGATCCTGTTATGTTTCAACATATATTCTGGTTTTTTGGGCACCCTGAAGTGTATATCATGATACTACCTGCATTTGGTATTATCTCTACCATAGTCCCTACTTTTTCGCGTAAAAAGCTTTTTGGCTATGCGTCCATGGTGTATGCCACATCGTCGATTGCATTATTGTCTTTCGTTGTTTGGGCGCATCACATGTTTACAACGGGTATGCCATTGGCTGGTGAGCTTTTTTTCATGTACGCGACGATGCTGATCTCAGTTCCAACGGGAGTGAAGGTATTTAATTGGGTGGCAACCATGTGGCGCGGCGCGATCAGCTTTGAAATTCCGATGATGTTTGCCATTGCTTTTATTGTGTTATTTACCCTTGGTGGCTTTTCCGGCCTTATGTTGGCCATTACACCCGCAGATTTTCAATACCATGACACGTATTTTGTCGTTGCCCACTTTCACTATGTACTGGTGACTGGCGCTGTTTTTTCCATTATGGCTGCGGCGTATTACTGGCTACCGAAATGGACAGGAAATATGTATAGCGAGACTTTGGCGCAATGGCATTTTTGGTTGTCGTTGGTCAGTGTGAATGTTTTATTTTTCCCAATGCACTTTGTGGGGCTAGCTGGTATGCCAAGACGGATCCCCGACTATGCACTACAATTTGCAGATTTTAACGCCATTATTAGTATTGGCGGTTTCGCATTTGGTTTATCTCAGCTGCTATTCGTGGCCGTTGTTTTCAAGTGCATAGCAGGTGGGAAAAAAGCTGACGCTAAGGTATGGGACGGTGCTGAGGGGCTTGAGTGGCAAGTGGCATCGCCTGCGCCATACCATACTTTCTCGACTCCGCCAAAGGTAGACTAA
- a CDS encoding cytochrome c oxidase assembly protein produces the protein MHTALIQKLVLTVLGMFAFAFALVPLYDVFCDITGLNGKVDLVVAQKSEGVDESREVEVSFTTHAKSTTPFKVKALQYSVNVQPGKLSEVKFLAHNFSDRDRVMQAIPSVSPGQAAKYLHKLACFCFDQQPMAANESVEFTLRFYVDTELPKDVQELTLSYTLYDITESVTAEKVEPISNVVAQQFIQVMPIIVRGPQNG, from the coding sequence ATGCATACGGCGCTTATACAAAAATTGGTATTAACGGTGCTTGGTATGTTTGCTTTTGCATTCGCGTTGGTCCCTCTTTATGACGTGTTTTGTGACATCACAGGCCTAAATGGCAAAGTGGATTTAGTGGTGGCTCAAAAGAGTGAAGGCGTTGATGAATCTCGAGAGGTTGAAGTTAGTTTTACAACGCACGCAAAAAGCACCACACCTTTCAAAGTTAAGGCGTTGCAATATTCGGTCAACGTTCAACCCGGAAAGTTGTCCGAAGTGAAGTTTTTAGCGCACAACTTCAGTGACAGAGATCGGGTGATGCAAGCGATCCCCTCTGTGTCACCGGGGCAAGCTGCTAAGTACTTACACAAGCTCGCTTGCTTTTGTTTTGACCAGCAACCTATGGCTGCAAATGAATCAGTCGAATTTACATTGCGATTTTATGTAGATACTGAGTTGCCAAAAGATGTGCAAGAGTTGACGCTCTCTTACACTCTATATGACATCACAGAGAGTGTAACTGCGGAGAAAGTTGAGCCAATATCAAATGTAGTCGCTCAACAGTTTATTCAGGTTATGCCGATTATTGTGCGAGGACCTCAAAATGGATAA
- the coxB gene encoding cytochrome c oxidase subunit II has product MNLANVKLFNFFVPLLASFSTAASDYNMRQGVTDVSNEVYQLHMTIFLICCVIGAIVFSVMFWALIHHRKSKGAEPAQFHESTKVEIVWTAIPFLILVVMAIPATKTLIAMEDTSKSDLTIKVTGSQWKWHYEYMGHDVDFFSVLSTPKDQIDNLQAKDEHYLLEVDKPLVIPTDRKVRFLLTSDDVIHSWWVPDFAVKKDANPGFINEAWTRVNEQGIYRGQCAELCGKDHGFMPVVVDARSPEDFDMWLAEAKQTKAKAQQAEAASVSATLSKEELMATGEKVYMAYCAACHQPTGLGLPGVFPAMKGSTVVNGELKAHIDILVNGRPGTAMQAFGKQLTLTEIAGVITYKRNSWGNDTQEVVQPGQIQAFIDETKEKE; this is encoded by the coding sequence ATGAATCTTGCGAATGTAAAGCTGTTCAATTTCTTTGTCCCATTACTGGCGAGCTTCAGTACAGCAGCCAGCGATTATAACATGCGTCAAGGGGTGACGGATGTTAGTAATGAAGTTTATCAGTTACACATGACGATCTTTCTGATCTGCTGTGTGATTGGCGCTATTGTCTTTTCGGTGATGTTTTGGGCGTTAATACATCACCGCAAGTCTAAAGGTGCTGAGCCAGCACAGTTTCATGAGAGTACCAAAGTAGAAATTGTGTGGACTGCTATTCCATTTTTGATTTTGGTTGTGATGGCTATTCCTGCGACTAAAACGCTGATCGCAATGGAGGATACCAGTAAGTCTGATCTCACAATCAAGGTCACAGGATCTCAATGGAAGTGGCATTATGAGTATATGGGCCATGACGTTGACTTTTTCTCTGTCCTGTCAACGCCAAAAGATCAAATCGACAATTTACAAGCGAAGGATGAGCACTACTTGTTAGAAGTCGATAAGCCTCTGGTTATTCCCACTGACCGAAAAGTACGATTTTTATTGACCTCCGATGATGTCATTCACTCTTGGTGGGTGCCCGATTTTGCCGTAAAAAAAGATGCAAACCCTGGGTTTATCAATGAAGCCTGGACGCGGGTAAATGAGCAAGGCATTTATCGAGGGCAGTGTGCTGAGTTGTGTGGCAAAGATCATGGCTTTATGCCTGTTGTGGTTGATGCACGTTCTCCTGAAGACTTCGATATGTGGCTTGCAGAGGCTAAGCAGACGAAAGCAAAGGCGCAGCAAGCAGAGGCGGCTTCAGTTAGTGCCACGTTATCTAAAGAAGAGTTAATGGCAACAGGTGAAAAAGTATATATGGCTTATTGTGCCGCATGCCATCAACCCACAGGGTTAGGCTTACCAGGGGTGTTTCCAGCGATGAAGGGCAGTACGGTGGTCAATGGGGAGTTAAAAGCACATATTGATATATTAGTTAATGGGCGTCCCGGCACGGCCATGCAAGCTTTTGGAAAGCAACTTACGCTAACAGAAATTGCCGGTGTGATCACATATAAACGCAACAGCTGGGGTAATGATACGCAAGAGGTAGTTCAACCGGGGCAAATTCAGGCCTTCATTGATGAGACTAAGGAGAAAGAATAA
- a CDS encoding alpha/beta hydrolase: protein MMKKFVQVLIYMMLPMWQLQAMEFDAYTTPQTQVVPIVSSVNGGQYELLVKLPEGYGKDLKRRYPVVYFTDAVWQLDLLSAATTFLMDDAILVGISWQKDMPRGDGKVAVPHASRFRDYTVTPSTDKARQAKYHFGQAEKHLAFIRNDVIKRVDTLYRTKSDQRAYFGYSLGGQFGVYVLAAQPDTFNHYILGSPALGGSMDYLSNLLSQQKQLKANVFISYGDQEARLKTHVDVLLSKLNARKHSQLSLTHEVMEGDHSQAVPMTAARGVSWLSKLTQ from the coding sequence ATGATGAAAAAATTTGTGCAAGTATTGATATATATGATGTTGCCCATGTGGCAGTTACAAGCGATGGAGTTTGATGCATATACCACGCCCCAAACGCAAGTTGTGCCCATCGTCAGTTCGGTAAATGGTGGTCAATATGAACTGCTGGTCAAATTACCAGAAGGCTATGGAAAAGATCTAAAACGTCGTTACCCAGTTGTGTATTTCACTGATGCAGTATGGCAACTAGACTTGCTATCCGCAGCAACCACATTTTTAATGGATGATGCAATTTTAGTTGGGATATCTTGGCAAAAAGACATGCCGAGAGGAGACGGTAAGGTTGCGGTGCCGCACGCCAGCCGGTTTCGAGACTATACGGTGACTCCGTCAACGGACAAAGCTCGTCAGGCCAAATATCACTTTGGCCAAGCTGAAAAACATTTAGCCTTCATTCGCAATGACGTCATTAAACGGGTTGATACACTCTACAGAACCAAATCTGACCAGCGCGCATACTTTGGTTATTCACTTGGTGGTCAATTTGGGGTCTACGTCTTAGCTGCACAACCGGATACCTTCAATCACTACATATTAGGCAGTCCAGCTTTAGGTGGCAGTATGGACTATTTAAGCAATTTATTGAGTCAGCAGAAGCAACTTAAAGCAAATGTGTTTATCTCATATGGCGACCAAGAAGCGCGCCTTAAAACGCATGTTGATGTGCTGCTCTCCAAGCTAAATGCGCGTAAGCATAGTCAATTGTCTTTAACACATGAAGTGATGGAAGGAGATCATTCTCAAGCGGTACCAATGACAGCGGCTCGTGGAGTGTCATGGCTGTCGAAATTAACACAATAG
- a CDS encoding serine hydrolase domain-containing protein has protein sequence MRVPFNKLAKKKLIILTCVVTLAAATISAKENNSVVLMATATEKALPHSELPSFNVPYISFSPEQLGDGIQVGKFDSFNADKAKLNEFAKKINVQTFGKYDSLLVVKGDSLIFESYYLRGRIDKPHRQASVTKAILSLAIGRAIALGHLNKSDLNKPIVSFFHDLNPAQFSSGVKSITLHQVLTMRSGLRMDGERFAAAIEKLGKKSTHDQLQAILSSSSPITPLSQVFNYQSEDPELAMLVLNAVVPNGAKAFIEKELFHKLGIFNYQWREGSCGLPIGAYGAELTSRDMVKLGLLVKSEGKWQGKQLLPKAYLAKSSNEIVALNESDIFFTGNRVKNPGYGYYWWQADMLIGNKRYLTRSAQGGGGQYIVIIDKLDLMIVTTGHERDEQTMKVIAEELLPLFLPQNS, from the coding sequence ATGAGAGTACCTTTTAACAAACTAGCTAAAAAAAAGCTGATCATATTGACTTGTGTTGTTACGCTGGCCGCCGCAACTATATCGGCTAAAGAAAATAATTCAGTAGTACTTATGGCAACGGCAACGGAGAAAGCGTTGCCCCACTCGGAGTTACCGAGTTTTAACGTGCCGTACATTAGCTTTTCACCAGAACAGCTAGGTGATGGCATCCAAGTTGGCAAATTTGATAGCTTCAATGCTGATAAAGCGAAGCTCAATGAGTTTGCTAAGAAAATAAATGTACAAACATTTGGAAAGTACGACAGTTTGCTGGTTGTGAAGGGTGATTCACTGATCTTTGAATCTTACTATTTACGGGGCAGAATTGATAAACCTCATCGCCAAGCATCAGTGACTAAAGCTATTTTGAGTTTAGCTATCGGTCGTGCCATTGCGCTTGGTCATTTAAATAAATCCGATCTGAACAAGCCTATAGTATCATTTTTTCATGATTTGAACCCAGCGCAGTTTTCATCGGGGGTGAAGAGCATTACTTTGCATCAAGTTTTAACGATGCGATCAGGGTTACGTATGGATGGTGAACGATTTGCAGCTGCAATTGAAAAGTTGGGAAAAAAAAGTACTCATGATCAGTTACAAGCGATATTGTCATCTTCATCACCAATTACGCCTTTGAGCCAAGTATTTAACTATCAAAGTGAAGATCCGGAGCTTGCAATGCTTGTGCTCAATGCGGTGGTACCAAATGGGGCCAAAGCTTTTATCGAAAAGGAACTTTTTCACAAGTTAGGGATTTTCAACTATCAGTGGCGAGAAGGGAGCTGCGGTTTACCCATAGGCGCATATGGTGCAGAGTTGACATCAAGAGATATGGTTAAATTGGGTTTGCTAGTTAAATCTGAGGGTAAATGGCAGGGTAAGCAGTTGCTCCCCAAAGCGTACTTAGCTAAATCATCCAATGAAATAGTCGCACTGAATGAAAGTGATATATTTTTTACAGGTAATAGGGTTAAAAATCCTGGGTATGGTTATTATTGGTGGCAAGCAGACATGCTTATTGGTAATAAACGCTATCTGACTCGCTCAGCACAAGGTGGGGGAGGGCAATATATTGTTATCATAGACAAGTTAGATTTAATGATAGTGACAACAGGCCATGAGCGTGATGAGCAAACAATGAAGGTGATTGCCGAAGAGTTGTTACCTTTATTTTTGCCACAAAATAGCTAA